In Corynebacterium afermentans subsp. afermentans, a genomic segment contains:
- a CDS encoding YceD family protein, translating to MSTNPFVFDVSDVLGGDGTPETVTQTGPSPARIGPEMIAIPEGREVEIEATLVPLGSGVMVDATATAQLEGQCVRCLKELTPTETLRISEVFSASDDFITGDSEEDEDQGSGDEIRQVVDGTVDLEQAFVDEAGMSWPFNPTCEPECEGDTDVPAPDAVEGEENNLVDPRWAGLEKFL from the coding sequence ATGTCTACCAACCCTTTCGTATTCGACGTCAGCGACGTCCTTGGCGGCGACGGCACACCAGAGACTGTGACGCAGACGGGCCCGTCCCCGGCGCGCATCGGCCCCGAGATGATTGCGATCCCTGAAGGGCGCGAGGTTGAAATTGAGGCGACGCTGGTCCCGCTGGGCTCCGGAGTGATGGTGGATGCCACCGCCACGGCGCAGCTTGAGGGCCAGTGTGTGCGCTGCCTGAAGGAACTCACCCCGACAGAGACGCTGCGCATCTCCGAGGTGTTTTCCGCCTCCGACGACTTCATCACCGGCGACAGTGAGGAAGACGAGGACCAGGGCTCGGGCGACGAGATCCGCCAGGTTGTCGACGGCACCGTGGACCTGGAGCAGGCGTTCGTGGACGAGGCCGGCATGAGCTGGCCGTTCAACCCCACCTGCGAACCGGAGTGCGAGGGCGACACGGACGTGCCGGCCCCGGACGCGGTCGAGGGCGAGGAAAATAACCTGGTCGACCCGCGCTGGGCCGGCCTGGAGAAGTTCCTGTGA
- a CDS encoding DivIVA domain-containing protein yields MYRVFEALDELVQTLEQAYGVPMTSNCMVPRNEMLGLLDDLRNALPVDLDDAQDVLDKQDEILRGAQDRADMLVGDAEEDARRIVSDAHSESESMLSDAQARATNLVTDAEEESNMMVTQAQNVAEMTVTNAQREADNIVDSGNVEYQRTVDKGLAEQKRLISESEVMRRADEEAHRLVDEATAESNRLRSECDDYVDSKLAEFEDGLRGVLQTVSSDRSALRRGAGAAGAAARGRRDEF; encoded by the coding sequence ATGTACCGCGTTTTTGAAGCCCTGGATGAGCTAGTTCAAACCCTGGAGCAGGCCTACGGCGTGCCTATGACCTCTAATTGCATGGTTCCCCGCAACGAGATGCTCGGGCTTCTCGACGACCTCCGAAACGCCCTGCCCGTCGACTTGGACGATGCGCAGGACGTGCTGGACAAGCAGGACGAGATCCTGCGCGGGGCGCAGGACCGCGCCGACATGCTCGTCGGCGACGCCGAGGAGGATGCCCGCCGCATCGTCTCCGACGCGCACTCCGAGTCCGAGTCGATGCTCTCTGACGCGCAGGCGCGCGCGACCAACCTGGTCACCGACGCGGAAGAAGAATCCAACATGATGGTCACCCAGGCGCAGAACGTGGCCGAGATGACCGTCACCAACGCCCAGCGCGAGGCCGACAACATTGTCGATTCCGGCAACGTCGAGTACCAGCGCACCGTGGACAAGGGCCTGGCGGAGCAGAAGCGCCTGATCTCCGAGTCCGAGGTCATGCGCCGCGCCGACGAGGAGGCGCACCGTCTGGTGGACGAGGCAACCGCCGAGTCCAACCGCCTGCGCTCCGAGTGCGACGACTACGTCGACTCCAAGCTCGCAGAGTTCGAAGACGGGCTGCGGGGCGTGCTACAGACCGTCTCCTCCGACCGTTCCGCGCTGCGCCGCGGTGCCGGTGCCGCAGGTGCGGCGGCTCGCGGCCGCCGCGACGAGTTCTAA
- the gdhA gene encoding NADP-specific glutamate dehydrogenase: protein MSAIDQEVAGYYQKLLERNAGEPEFHQAVADVLDSLKIVLGKDPHYADYGLIERLCEPERQIIFRVPWLDDDNNVRVNRGFRVQFNSALGPYKGGLRFHPSVNLGIIKFLGFEQIFKNSLTGLPIGGGKGGSDFDPKGRSDGEIMRFCQSFMTELWRHIGEYRDVPAGDIGVGGREIGYLFGQYRRLVDQHESGVLTGKGLTWGGSLVRKEATGYGCVYFTNEMMKANNESIDGAKVIVSGSGNVAIYAMQKAQELGATVVGFSDSSGWVETPNGVDIELVQDIKEKRRGRVSEYAEETTGATFHADGSIWDLEADVALPCATQNELGGDHARTLVDNGVRYVAEGANMPSTAEAIEVFRERGVCFGPGKAANAGGVATSALEMQQNASRDSWSFGYTDDRLQKIMSNIFKVAKGTAEEYDRAGDYVIGANIAGFKKVADAMLAQGVI from the coding sequence ATGAGCGCGATTGATCAAGAAGTTGCCGGCTACTACCAGAAGCTGCTGGAGCGCAATGCGGGCGAACCGGAGTTCCACCAGGCAGTGGCCGATGTGCTGGATTCGCTGAAGATCGTGCTGGGCAAAGACCCGCACTACGCGGATTACGGGCTGATCGAGCGCCTCTGCGAGCCAGAGCGCCAGATCATCTTCCGCGTGCCCTGGCTGGACGACGACAACAATGTGCGCGTCAACCGCGGCTTCCGCGTCCAGTTCAACTCCGCGCTCGGCCCCTACAAGGGGGGCTTGCGCTTCCACCCGAGCGTGAACCTGGGCATTATCAAGTTCCTCGGCTTTGAGCAGATCTTCAAAAATTCCCTGACCGGCCTGCCCATCGGTGGCGGCAAGGGCGGCTCCGACTTCGACCCGAAGGGCCGCTCCGACGGGGAAATCATGCGCTTTTGCCAGTCCTTCATGACTGAGCTGTGGCGCCACATTGGCGAGTACCGCGACGTGCCCGCCGGCGACATCGGCGTGGGCGGCCGTGAGATCGGCTACCTGTTTGGCCAGTACCGCCGCCTGGTGGACCAGCACGAATCGGGTGTGCTCACCGGCAAGGGGCTGACCTGGGGCGGCTCACTGGTGCGTAAAGAGGCCACCGGCTACGGCTGCGTGTACTTCACCAACGAGATGATGAAGGCAAACAACGAATCCATCGACGGCGCAAAGGTGATCGTCTCCGGCTCCGGCAATGTTGCCATCTACGCCATGCAGAAGGCGCAGGAACTCGGCGCGACCGTTGTCGGCTTCTCCGATTCCTCCGGCTGGGTGGAGACCCCCAATGGCGTGGATATCGAGCTTGTCCAGGACATCAAGGAGAAGCGCCGTGGGCGCGTGTCCGAGTACGCGGAGGAAACCACCGGCGCGACCTTCCACGCCGACGGCTCCATCTGGGACCTCGAGGCCGATGTGGCGCTGCCGTGCGCGACGCAAAACGAGCTGGGTGGCGACCACGCGCGCACCCTGGTCGACAATGGTGTGCGCTACGTCGCCGAGGGAGCGAACATGCCGTCTACCGCCGAGGCGATCGAGGTCTTTCGTGAGCGCGGCGTCTGCTTCGGCCCAGGTAAGGCCGCTAACGCCGGCGGTGTAGCCACCTCCGCTTTGGAGATGCAGCAGAACGCCTCGCGCGACTCCTGGTCCTTCGGTTACACGGACGACCGCCTGCAAAAGATCATGTCCAACATTTTCAAGGTGGCCAAGGGCACCGCCGAGGAATACGACCGCGCTGGCGACTACGTCATCGGCGCAAATATCGCCGGTTTTAAAAAGGTGGCCGACGCGATGCTTGCTCAGGGCGTGATTTAG
- a CDS encoding glycerate kinase family protein, whose protein sequence is MVSPLDAVPSPKIVVAPDSFKSTATAAEAAEWLAEGVRSVIRDAHIVLTPMADGGEGTSSLFEGERICLPTTTAAGRLTEAEYTFHAPSKTAYIDVAAASGLPAVDEPVPLTGDTYGTGVLIADAQTRGAERIVLGLGGTATIDGGTGILVALGVNPLDQAGYQLKPGGGALEQLAHLDTAKVNVPAGAVEWVLLTDTTAPATGPQGAVHVFGPQKGATRDNVEVLDRGLARLCEVADVDPATPGLGAAGGVGIGITWLSTMLHGDSSHVHILPGARVVADSNGLAEQVADAALAITGEGRFDGQTGTGKVASVVGELAREAGAAFAVAAGRFDEQPDEGTIAVTLSETDSVREQLTQAGAEIAVAYLNTSTVQG, encoded by the coding sequence ATGGTTTCTCCGCTCGACGCAGTTCCCTCGCCCAAAATCGTTGTCGCTCCGGATTCGTTCAAGTCCACCGCAACAGCCGCCGAGGCCGCAGAATGGCTAGCCGAAGGCGTGCGCTCCGTCATCCGCGACGCGCACATCGTGCTCACCCCCATGGCGGACGGCGGCGAAGGAACCTCATCGCTGTTCGAGGGCGAGCGCATTTGCTTGCCGACGACTACCGCGGCCGGCCGCCTCACCGAAGCGGAGTACACCTTCCACGCCCCGAGCAAAACCGCCTACATCGACGTCGCTGCCGCCTCGGGTTTGCCTGCGGTGGACGAGCCGGTGCCGCTGACGGGCGACACGTACGGCACCGGCGTGCTCATCGCGGACGCGCAAACCCGCGGCGCTGAGCGCATCGTGCTGGGCCTCGGGGGCACCGCAACGATCGACGGTGGCACCGGCATCCTTGTCGCCCTCGGCGTCAACCCCCTGGACCAGGCCGGCTACCAGCTCAAGCCCGGCGGCGGCGCGTTAGAGCAGCTGGCTCACCTCGACACCGCGAAGGTCAACGTCCCCGCTGGCGCCGTGGAGTGGGTCCTGCTCACGGACACCACCGCGCCCGCCACCGGCCCGCAGGGCGCAGTGCACGTGTTCGGCCCGCAGAAGGGCGCAACTAGAGACAACGTCGAGGTGCTCGACCGGGGTCTGGCGCGTCTGTGCGAGGTCGCGGACGTGGACCCGGCAACCCCAGGCTTGGGCGCAGCGGGAGGCGTGGGCATCGGCATCACGTGGCTGTCCACCATGCTCCACGGGGACTCATCCCACGTGCACATCCTGCCCGGCGCGCGCGTGGTGGCGGACTCCAACGGGCTCGCGGAGCAGGTCGCAGACGCCGCGCTTGCAATCACCGGCGAGGGCCGCTTCGACGGGCAGACCGGCACCGGCAAGGTCGCCTCCGTCGTTGGCGAACTGGCCCGCGAGGCCGGCGCGGCGTTCGCGGTCGCCGCGGGGCGTTTCGACGAGCAGCCGGACGAAGGCACCATTGCGGTGACGCTGTCGGAGACTGACAGCGTGCGCGAGCAGCTCACCCAGGCCGGCGCGGAGATCGCCGTGGCCTACCTGAACACCTCCACGGTCCAGGGGTAG
- a CDS encoding DUF4921 family protein, translating to MSNPAMNPAHSYHVALRTMADGTLKQVNPFSGTEVWTVPGRGNRPLTATGAPPEPLGPGAHTDTCNFCEARKLRTPPEKSRLVADGEGFAILRDAMPDELDNTVAEFRRVPNLFEIVSYDYWQKNYGYEMPVARRSHMERYLADPAGREHVLEIVRTRLAAAGQDPDKPEDELLELAPAYFGGGHDVIIGRRHFADGATRTDQLAGSGSLTPEEHYRFIAFTVDSLRDLVEQHTYARYVVVFQNWLSPAGASFEHLHKQLVAIDERGVNAETETAKLRQNLNLYNDWGVNHAFYQNLVIAENDHAILTAGVGHRYPTMTVYSKSRASEPWEHTDEEVRAVSDLLHAAHAATGGQVATNEEWHYRPVDLDVPMPWRINVKWRISTLAGFEGGTQIYVNTLSPFDMRDRATAALRTLRSDGHVAPSLRIAEECTPAPNLLRYNPNLER from the coding sequence ATGTCTAACCCCGCCATGAACCCAGCGCACTCGTACCACGTGGCGCTGCGGACCATGGCGGACGGGACTTTAAAGCAGGTCAATCCGTTCTCCGGCACGGAGGTGTGGACGGTTCCAGGCCGCGGCAACAGGCCCCTCACCGCCACAGGCGCCCCACCTGAGCCCTTGGGTCCCGGCGCGCACACGGACACCTGCAATTTCTGCGAAGCGCGCAAACTGCGCACCCCGCCGGAGAAGTCGCGGCTGGTCGCCGACGGCGAGGGGTTTGCCATCCTGCGCGACGCCATGCCCGACGAGTTAGACAACACAGTCGCGGAGTTTCGGCGGGTGCCCAACCTGTTCGAGATCGTCTCCTACGACTACTGGCAGAAAAACTACGGCTACGAAATGCCCGTGGCGCGCCGCAGCCACATGGAGCGCTACCTGGCGGACCCCGCCGGGCGCGAGCATGTGCTGGAGATCGTGCGGACGCGGCTGGCCGCGGCCGGCCAGGATCCCGACAAGCCGGAAGACGAGCTGCTTGAGCTGGCCCCGGCCTACTTCGGCGGCGGCCACGACGTGATCATCGGCCGGCGCCACTTTGCCGATGGTGCAACGCGCACCGACCAGCTCGCCGGCTCCGGGTCGCTGACCCCGGAGGAGCACTACCGCTTCATCGCGTTCACCGTGGATTCGCTGCGCGACCTGGTGGAGCAGCACACCTACGCCCGCTACGTGGTGGTGTTCCAAAACTGGCTCTCGCCCGCCGGCGCCTCGTTCGAGCACCTGCACAAGCAGCTGGTGGCCATCGACGAGCGCGGCGTCAACGCCGAGACCGAAACGGCGAAGCTGCGCCAGAATTTGAACCTGTACAACGACTGGGGTGTCAACCACGCGTTTTACCAAAACCTGGTCATCGCGGAGAACGACCACGCCATCCTCACCGCCGGCGTGGGCCACCGCTACCCCACCATGACGGTGTACTCGAAGTCCCGCGCCAGCGAGCCGTGGGAGCACACGGACGAGGAGGTCCGCGCGGTCTCCGACCTGCTGCACGCAGCGCACGCCGCCACCGGCGGGCAGGTAGCCACAAACGAGGAGTGGCACTACCGCCCCGTGGACCTGGACGTGCCCATGCCGTGGCGTATCAACGTGAAATGGCGCATTTCCACCCTCGCCGGCTTCGAGGGCGGCACGCAGATTTACGTGAACACGCTGTCGCCGTTTGATATGCGCGATCGCGCCACGGCTGCACTTCGCACCTTGCGTAGCGACGGACACGTGGCCCCCTCCCTGCGCATAGCCGAGGAATGCACCCCGGCGCCCAATCTATTGCGATATAACCCAAATTTGGAGAGATGA
- a CDS encoding amidohydrolase yields MSNISEILRSYSVDEVWQRRLYELLHANPELSMQEEETYSRLMMGLSRFDCEVIAPIGKFGICAVFENGEGPTVMHRADFDGLPVTEQTGAPYASHTVAKTADGQTVGTMHACGHDIHTTALLSMCDFLDNTREQWSGTFIALFQPGEEIGAGAQDMADGGLTEKVPAPDVVFGQHVMPGRAGEVMSKPGPQFAACDSIRIKIPGRAAHGSMPHNAIDPTYTAAMIIARLQAIVGREVDPADFAVVTVASMHAGTTNNIIPGEAELVLNCRFYSDRVKAKVYSAIKRVVHAEVLASGSLEQAMISFFAHGELLDNDEEVFTRVRGQFDGVFGDASVTADPKTVSEDFPVIGQAYGAPYFFWLVGCTPHDVWDKAVEEDRVGEDVPVNHMSTFLPEYEPTIDASTRAGLTAALSYLAK; encoded by the coding sequence TTGAGTAATATTTCCGAGATTTTGCGCTCCTACTCCGTGGACGAGGTGTGGCAGCGCCGCCTCTACGAACTGCTGCACGCCAACCCGGAGCTGTCCATGCAGGAGGAGGAAACCTACAGCCGCCTGATGATGGGGCTGTCGCGCTTCGACTGCGAGGTCATCGCCCCCATCGGCAAGTTCGGCATCTGCGCCGTCTTCGAAAATGGCGAGGGCCCGACCGTGATGCACCGCGCGGATTTCGACGGCTTGCCGGTGACCGAGCAGACCGGCGCGCCGTACGCATCCCACACGGTGGCCAAGACTGCCGACGGGCAGACCGTGGGCACCATGCACGCCTGCGGCCACGACATCCACACCACCGCACTGCTGAGCATGTGCGACTTTTTGGACAACACCCGCGAGCAGTGGTCCGGCACCTTTATCGCTTTGTTCCAGCCCGGCGAGGAGATCGGCGCCGGCGCCCAGGACATGGCCGACGGCGGCCTGACCGAGAAGGTGCCCGCCCCGGACGTGGTCTTCGGCCAACACGTCATGCCGGGCCGCGCCGGAGAGGTGATGTCCAAGCCGGGCCCGCAGTTCGCCGCCTGCGACTCCATCCGCATCAAAATCCCGGGCCGCGCCGCTCACGGCTCCATGCCGCACAACGCCATCGACCCCACCTACACCGCGGCGATGATCATTGCCCGCCTGCAGGCGATCGTGGGCCGCGAGGTAGACCCGGCGGACTTCGCCGTGGTCACCGTGGCCAGCATGCACGCCGGCACCACCAACAACATCATCCCGGGTGAGGCCGAGCTGGTGCTCAACTGCCGCTTCTACTCCGACCGGGTCAAGGCGAAGGTTTACTCCGCCATCAAGCGCGTGGTCCACGCCGAGGTGCTGGCCTCCGGCTCGCTGGAACAGGCCATGATCTCCTTTTTCGCCCACGGCGAGCTGCTGGACAACGACGAGGAAGTGTTCACCCGCGTGCGCGGGCAGTTCGACGGCGTCTTCGGCGACGCCTCCGTCACTGCCGACCCGAAGACCGTCTCCGAGGACTTCCCCGTCATCGGCCAGGCCTACGGCGCGCCGTACTTCTTCTGGCTCGTCGGGTGCACACCCCACGACGTGTGGGACAAGGCCGTGGAAGAAGACCGCGTCGGCGAGGACGTGCCCGTCAACCACATGTCCACCTTCCTGCCGGAGTACGAACCCACCATCGACGCCTCCACCCGCGCGGGACTGACCGCCGCGCTGAGCTACCTGGCCAAGTAG
- a CDS encoding glycogen/starch/alpha-glucan phosphorylase, translating into MTASQPAFEQTVEGHVRSFSGRAPQDSTVKKFWTGLSAATVEQIADNWAKTRNTYKTTRRAAYFSAEFLEGRALLNNLTNLGLVDKAKAIAEDNGFELSDVLEAEHDAALGNGGLGRLAACFLDSAAEQDFPLTGYGLLYRYGLFRQEFEDGFQREHPDAWKESFYPFIIRRGSEQRIVKFDDMHVRAIPYDMPITGYGTDNVGTLRLWDASPIAEFDYDAFNSQRFADAILEREAVHDITRVLYPNDSTYAGKLLRVRQQYFFCSASLQELIDDYIAAHGDDLRNFHKYNSIQLNDTHPVLGIPELMRLLMDEHGLGWDDAWEVTTHTFAYTNHTVLQEALETWEESIFKQLFWRIWEIVEEIDRRYRLDMESRGVDADTAHHYSPVHDGRVHMAWIACYASYSVNGVAALHTEIIKRDTLGFWHGLYPERFNSKTNGVTPRRWLRMCNPRLSALLDRLAGSDEWVTDLDKLKELRPLMDDPKVLSELRDIKSANKRDFAEWIAARQGVEIDPDSIFDTQIKRLHEYKRQLMNALYILDLYFRITVDGEQDVPKRTFIFGAKAAPGYVTAKGIIKLINTIAELVNNDPDASKYIHVVFVENYNVSPAEQIIPATDVSEQISTAGKEASGTSNMKFMMNGALTLGTMDGANVEIVDAVGEDNAYIFGAREEELPELKAHYNPRQVAEQTPGLMRALDALVDGTLDDRGTGAFHDIRASLLEDNGYGEQDVYYVLGDFAAYREARDRMAADYYADPDGWARKCWINICESGRFSSDRTIRDYAEDVWKIEPTPIS; encoded by the coding sequence ATGACTGCATCTCAGCCAGCATTCGAGCAGACCGTCGAGGGCCACGTCCGTAGCTTCTCCGGCCGCGCGCCGCAGGACTCCACGGTGAAGAAGTTCTGGACGGGCCTGTCCGCCGCCACTGTCGAGCAGATCGCCGACAACTGGGCGAAAACCCGCAACACGTACAAGACCACCCGCCGTGCGGCGTACTTCTCGGCGGAGTTCCTGGAGGGTCGGGCGCTGCTGAATAACCTGACTAACCTTGGGCTCGTCGATAAGGCGAAAGCAATTGCGGAGGACAACGGCTTCGAGCTTTCAGACGTGCTGGAGGCCGAGCACGATGCCGCCCTGGGCAACGGCGGCCTGGGGCGCCTGGCCGCCTGCTTCCTCGATTCCGCCGCCGAGCAGGACTTCCCGCTGACCGGCTACGGCCTGCTCTACCGCTACGGGCTGTTCCGCCAGGAGTTCGAGGACGGCTTCCAGCGCGAGCACCCGGACGCGTGGAAGGAGTCGTTCTACCCCTTCATCATCCGCCGCGGCTCCGAGCAGCGCATTGTGAAGTTCGACGACATGCACGTGCGCGCCATCCCGTACGACATGCCGATCACCGGCTACGGCACGGACAACGTGGGCACGCTGCGCCTGTGGGACGCCTCCCCGATCGCCGAGTTCGACTACGACGCGTTCAACTCCCAGCGCTTCGCCGACGCGATCCTTGAGCGCGAGGCAGTCCACGACATCACGCGCGTGCTCTACCCCAACGACTCCACCTACGCCGGCAAGCTGCTTCGCGTTCGCCAGCAGTACTTCTTCTGCTCCGCATCGCTGCAGGAACTCATCGACGACTACATCGCCGCCCACGGCGACGACCTGCGCAACTTCCACAAATACAACTCCATCCAGCTCAACGACACCCACCCGGTGCTGGGCATCCCGGAGCTGATGCGCCTGCTAATGGACGAGCACGGCCTCGGATGGGACGACGCCTGGGAGGTGACAACTCACACGTTCGCCTACACCAACCACACGGTGCTGCAGGAGGCGCTGGAGACGTGGGAGGAGTCCATCTTCAAGCAGCTGTTCTGGCGCATTTGGGAGATCGTGGAGGAAATCGACCGCCGCTACCGCCTGGACATGGAGTCCCGCGGCGTGGACGCGGACACGGCGCACCACTACTCCCCGGTGCACGACGGGCGCGTGCACATGGCGTGGATCGCCTGCTACGCCTCCTACTCCGTCAACGGCGTGGCGGCGCTACACACGGAGATCATCAAACGCGACACGCTCGGCTTCTGGCACGGCCTTTACCCGGAGCGCTTCAACAGCAAAACCAACGGTGTCACGCCGCGCCGCTGGCTGCGCATGTGCAACCCCCGCCTGTCCGCACTGCTGGATCGCCTCGCCGGTTCCGACGAGTGGGTCACCGACCTGGACAAACTCAAGGAGCTTCGCCCGCTTATGGACGACCCAAAGGTGCTCAGCGAACTCCGCGACATCAAGTCGGCGAACAAGCGCGACTTCGCGGAGTGGATCGCCGCCCGCCAGGGTGTGGAGATCGACCCGGACTCCATCTTTGATACACAGATCAAGCGCCTGCACGAGTACAAGCGCCAGCTGATGAACGCGCTGTACATCCTGGATTTGTACTTCCGCATCACGGTCGACGGCGAGCAGGACGTGCCGAAGCGCACCTTCATCTTCGGCGCGAAGGCCGCCCCCGGCTACGTCACCGCCAAGGGCATCATCAAGCTCATCAACACCATCGCGGAGCTTGTGAACAACGACCCGGATGCCTCGAAGTACATCCACGTGGTGTTCGTGGAGAACTACAACGTCTCGCCTGCAGAGCAGATCATTCCCGCCACCGACGTCTCCGAGCAGATCTCCACCGCCGGCAAAGAAGCTTCGGGCACGTCGAACATGAAGTTCATGATGAACGGCGCGCTCACCCTGGGCACCATGGACGGCGCGAACGTGGAGATCGTCGACGCTGTCGGCGAGGACAACGCCTACATCTTCGGCGCCCGCGAGGAGGAGCTGCCGGAGCTGAAGGCGCACTACAACCCGCGCCAGGTGGCCGAACAGACCCCGGGACTTATGCGCGCCCTCGACGCGCTCGTGGACGGCACGTTGGACGACCGCGGCACCGGCGCCTTCCACGACATCCGCGCCTCGCTTCTGGAGGACAACGGCTACGGCGAGCAGGACGTCTACTACGTCCTCGGCGATTTCGCCGCCTACCGCGAGGCCCGCGACCGCATGGCCGCGGACTACTACGCCGACCCGGACGGGTGGGCGCGCAAGTGCTGGATCAACATCTGCGAGTCCGGCCGCTTCTCCTCCGACCGCACGATCCGCGACTACGCCGAGGATGTGTGGAAGATCGAGCCCACCCCGATCAGCTAA
- a CDS encoding chorismate-binding protein, whose amino-acid sequence MILLVDNYDSYTFNLAHLVAQAAGHEPLVVPAGEPADLPQRVRAGEFSHVVISPGPGTPEREEDFGASRRVIEAAADADIPLLGVCLGHQGLAMLAGAAVTRAPEPRHGFVSTVTHSGEGIFAGIPQDFEVVRYHSLHVDKVPSITVHARSEDGVIQALKVDGLNHWGVQFHPESVLTQHGAAIMRNFLGGWRLLHREVPGVLDCQRVFNAIRCDGNDAFFLDSADARGRFSILGDTAGTLSRSMSYSLDDGNVLDTLDAELSTPVVDAPDLPFTGGWIGYLGYECAQLTMPITLRHHSPYPDAYFVRPQSFIVYDHQAETAHLCALAGDGDTGLLDRLEQALKGAEGAGGTSIGEGSWSNPDYLGSIERAQELLRAGESYEVCLTDTFTAEATGDIYPSLREHNPAPYAAHLIFDGVEVASASPERFLTVRGREVEAKPIKGTIAADQDPALLDDAKTRAENLMIVDLLRNDLSRVCDPGTVRVPGLMQVESYATVHQLVSTITGRLCEGRTAVDAIRATFPPGSMTGAPKLRTCEIIDRLETSPRGVYSGALGYFGFDGQADLSVVIRTAVRAGNSVTVGAGGAIVLASDPDSELVERNLKAQSVLGAWDA is encoded by the coding sequence ATGATTCTGCTCGTTGACAATTACGACTCATATACATTCAACCTCGCCCACCTGGTCGCGCAGGCCGCCGGCCACGAGCCCCTGGTGGTCCCCGCGGGCGAGCCCGCTGACCTTCCTCAGCGTGTGCGCGCCGGCGAGTTCAGCCACGTTGTCATCTCCCCCGGCCCCGGCACCCCGGAACGCGAGGAGGACTTCGGCGCGTCCCGGCGCGTCATCGAGGCAGCCGCCGACGCCGACATTCCGCTGCTCGGCGTGTGCTTGGGCCACCAGGGCTTGGCCATGCTGGCCGGTGCGGCCGTGACCCGCGCGCCTGAGCCGCGCCACGGGTTTGTCTCCACCGTCACCCATTCCGGCGAAGGCATCTTTGCCGGCATCCCGCAGGATTTTGAGGTGGTGCGCTACCACTCGCTTCACGTTGACAAGGTCCCCAGCATCACCGTCCACGCCCGCAGCGAGGACGGCGTCATCCAGGCGCTTAAGGTCGACGGGTTGAATCACTGGGGCGTGCAATTCCACCCCGAGTCGGTGCTCACCCAGCACGGCGCGGCGATCATGCGCAATTTTCTCGGCGGCTGGCGCCTGCTCCACCGCGAGGTGCCCGGCGTGCTCGACTGCCAGCGGGTATTCAACGCCATCAGGTGCGACGGCAACGACGCGTTCTTCCTCGACTCCGCCGACGCGCGCGGGCGTTTCTCCATCCTCGGCGACACCGCGGGAACGCTGTCGCGCTCCATGAGCTATTCGCTTGACGACGGCAACGTGCTCGACACCCTCGACGCCGAACTGTCCACCCCAGTTGTTGATGCGCCCGACCTGCCGTTTACCGGCGGGTGGATCGGGTACTTGGGCTACGAGTGCGCGCAGCTGACCATGCCGATCACGCTGCGCCACCACTCGCCCTACCCGGACGCGTACTTCGTGCGCCCGCAGTCATTCATCGTCTACGACCACCAGGCCGAAACCGCGCACCTGTGCGCCTTGGCGGGTGACGGCGATACCGGCTTGCTCGACCGGCTGGAGCAGGCATTGAAGGGGGCGGAGGGGGCCGGAGGGACGTCGATAGGCGAAGGCTCCTGGAGCAACCCGGACTACCTGGGCAGCATCGAGCGGGCGCAGGAGCTGCTGCGCGCGGGCGAGAGTTACGAGGTGTGCTTAACCGACACTTTCACCGCCGAAGCGACGGGCGATATCTACCCCAGCCTGCGCGAACACAACCCCGCGCCGTACGCCGCGCACCTGATCTTCGACGGCGTGGAGGTCGCCAGCGCCTCGCCCGAGCGGTTCCTCACCGTGCGCGGCCGCGAGGTGGAGGCCAAGCCGATCAAGGGCACCATCGCCGCCGACCAGGACCCCGCGCTGCTTGACGATGCCAAAACCCGCGCCGAAAACCTCATGATCGTGGACCTGCTCCGCAACGACCTCTCTCGCGTCTGCGACCCCGGCACCGTGCGCGTGCCCGGGCTGATGCAGGTGGAGTCGTACGCGACGGTGCACCAGTTGGTTTCCACCATCACCGGCCGCCTGTGTGAGGGCCGCACTGCCGTCGACGCGATTCGCGCGACGTTCCCGCCTGGCTCCATGACCGGCGCGCCGAAACTGCGCACCTGCGAAATCATCGACCGCTTAGAGACCTCCCCGCGCGGCGTCTACTCCGGCGCGCTGGGCTACTTCGGCTTCGACGGTCAGGCCGACTTGTCAGTGGTCATCCGCACCGCCGTGCGCGCAGGCAACAGTGTCACCGTGGGTGCGGGCGGCGCGATCGTGCTCGCCTCCGACCCCGATTCCGAACTCGTCGAGCGCAATCTCAAAGCCCAGTCCGTGCTGGGAGCATGGGATGCGTAG